Proteins from one Melospiza melodia melodia isolate bMelMel2 chromosome 18, bMelMel2.pri, whole genome shotgun sequence genomic window:
- the ELFN1 gene encoding protein ELFN1, with product MAGRRWAATSALCMCVAAVSLLHAGGVRADCWLIEGDKGFVWLAICSQNQPPYESIPQQINSTIVDLRLNDNKIKSVQYASLSRFGNLTYLNLTKNEISYIEDGAFSGQFNLQVLQLGYNRLRNLTEGILRGLGKLEYLYLQANLIETVTPNAFWECPNIVNIDLSMNRIQRLDSNTFRGLNKLSVCELYSNPFYCSCELLGFLQWLEAFTNMTRTYDRMQCDSPPDYMGYYLLGQGRTGYRNALSMLSSLCTGGSYTVIPRFIPPRYQVTTVPSESPCSDEECSSGDGTTPQFSLFTPIGETEVRPNIQVKHLNHNSAVLTVQIPYPFSKMYILSQFENGFSSMITKLRKKEENITVSNLVAQRDYTYCVVSVHQYSKYNHTCVTITPTRPNRKEPVPTPSTATHYIMTILGCLFGMVIVLGVVYYCLRKRRQQEEKHKKAAGSMKKTIIELKYGPEMETTSITQLSQGQILGGETVTRIPYLPSAGEVEQYKLIESSETPKATKGNYMEVRTGEQPERRDCELSLPPDTQGSVAEISTIAKEVDKVNQIINNCIDALKSESTSFQGVKSGAVSTVEPQLVLLSEQIPSKHGFLSPVYKESYNHPLQRHHSMEAAPKRSSTSSSGSIRSPRSYRSEGSGHKSEAKYIEKTSPTTDTILTVTPAAAILRAEAEKIRQYSEHRHSYPSSHPGEQHDSMGGRKPSILEPLTRPRPRDLAYSQLSPQYHNLSYTSSPEYTCKPSHSIWERFKLNRKRHKDEEEYMAAGHALRKKVQFAKDEDLHDILDYWKGVSAQQKS from the coding sequence ATGGCAGGTCGCCGGTGGGCCGCGACGTCAGCCCTCTGCATGTGCGTGGCGGCCGTGTCCCTCCTGCACGCCGGCGGGGTGCGGGCGGACTGCTGGCTCATCGAGGGGGACAAGGGCTTCGTCTGGTTGGCCATCTGCAGCCAAAACCAGCCCCCCTACGAGTCCATCCCCCAGCAGATCAACAGCACCATCGTGGACTTGCGGCTGAACGACAACAAGATCAAGAGCGTGCAGTACGCCTCGCTCAGCCGCTTCGGCAACCTGACATACCTCAACCTGACGAAGAACGAGATCTCCTACATCGAGGACGGTGCCTTTTCAGGACAGTTCAAcctccaggtgctgcagctgggttACAACCGACTGAGGAACCTCACCGAGGGCATCCTCCGGGGCCTGGGGAAGCTGGAGTACCTCTATCTCCAGGCCAACCTCATCGAGACCGTCACCCCCAATGCCTTCTGGGAGTGCCCCAACATAGTGAACATTGACCTGTCCATGAACAGGATCCAGAGACTGGACAGCAACACTTTCCGGGGCCTAAACAAGCTCTCTGTCTGTGAACTCTACAGTAACCCCTTCTACTGCTCCTGCGAGCTCCTGGGCTTCCTGCAATGGCTGGAGGCTTTCACCAACATGACACGCACCTACGACCGGATGCAGTGTGACTCCCCGCCCGACTACATGGGCTACTACTTGTTAGGCCAAGGCCGGACTGGCTACCGCAATGCTCTGAGCATGCTCTCTTCCCTTTGCACCGGTGGCTCCTACACTGTGATCCCTCGTTTTATCCCCCCCAGGTACCAGGTGACCACGGTGCCCTCCGAAAGCCCCTGCTCCGACGAGGAGTGCTCCTCCGGCGACGGCACGACGCCACAGTTCTCCCTGTTCACGCCCATCGGTGAGACCGAGGTGCGCCCCAACATCCAGGTGAAGCACCTCAACCACAACTCGGCCGTCCTCACCGTGCAGATCCCCTACCCCTTCAGCAAGATGTACATCCTCTCCCAGTTCGAAAACGGCTTCTCCTCCATGATcaccaagctcaggaagaaggaggagaacaTCACCGTGAGCAACCTAGTAGCACAAAGAGATTACACCTACTGTGTAGTCTCTGTTCACCAGTACTCCAAGTACAACCACACCTGCGTCACCATCACCCCCACCAGACCCAACCGCAAGGAGCCGGTGCCCACCCCTTCTACTGCCACCCATTACATCATGACAATCCTGGGCTGTCTCTTTGGCATGGTGATTGTCCTGGGCGTGGTGTATTACTGCCTCCGCAAGAGGCGCCAGCAGGAGGAGAAGCACAAAAAGGCTGCCGGCAGCATGAAGAAGACCATCATCGAGCTGAAGTATGGGCCAGAAATGGAGACCACCAGCATCACCCAGCTGTCCCAGGGGCAGATACTGGGTGGGGAGACAGTGACCCGCATCCCCTACCTACCTTCTGCTGGCGAGGTTGAGCAGTACAAGCTGATTGAGAGCAGTGAGACCCCCAAGGCCACCAAGGGCAACTACATGGAGGTGAGGACGGGTGAGCAGCCTGAGAGGAGAGACTGTGAGCTGTCCCTGCCGCCAGACACGCAGGGCTCTGTGGCTGAGATCTCCACCATCGCCAAGGAGGTGGACAAGGTGAACCAGATCATCAACAACTGCATCGATGCCTTGAAATCCGAGTCCACCTCCTTCCAAGGGGTGAAGTCGGGGGCTGTCTCCACGGTGGAGCCTCAGCTGGTGCTCTTGTCAGAGCAGATCCCCAGCAAGCACGGATTCCTCTCCCCCGTCTACAAGGAAAGCTACAACCACCCTCTCCAGCGACACCACAGCATGGAGGCGGCCCCCAAACGCTCCAGCACCTCTTCCAGCGGCTCCATACGGAGCCCCAGGTCCTACCGCTCCGAGGGATCGGGCCACAAATCCGAAGCCAAATACATCGAGAAGACTTCCCCCACCACCGACACCATCCTCACTGTGACGCCGGCCGCGGCCATCCTGCGGGCAGAGGCGGAGAAGATCCGCCAGTACAGCGAGCACCGGCACTCGTACCCCAGCTCGCACCCGGGGGAGCAGCACGACAGCATGGGCGGGCGCAAGCCCTCCATCCTGGAGCCGCTGACCCGCCCTCGCCCCAGAGACCTGGCCTACTCCCAGCTCTCGCCTCAGTACCACAACCTGAGCTACACCTCCAGCCCAGAGTACACCTGCAAACCCTCGCACAGCATCTGGGAGCGCTTCAAACTCAACCGCAAGCGGCACAAAGACGAGGAGGAGTACATGGCAGCCGGCCACGCCCTACGCAAAAAGGTCCAGTTTGCCAAAGACGAGGATCTCCACGACATCTTAGACTACTGGAAGGGCGTCTCTGCCCAGCAAAAGTCCTGA